A window of Pedobacter lusitanus contains these coding sequences:
- a CDS encoding ABC transporter permease: MFKLDLKIALRSLWKNKGYTLINVGGLAIGLASCMILLLYVAYEWSYDRQFTNFDKTYVIYNNAKTDTQTFSWAWTPNGMADEVKSKIPGVAYTSRSSYPEEALLSNGEKNFKKKCVYTDPSFLKIFDYKVIKGNQNLALNNINSVILTKTLAKNLFGDEDPINKTVKLENTEVLKVEAVIEDVPKNSSIQFDYLMPWSLFLKQHPWAKEINFGNNMCLTVVQLQSNVFFDKANNQIRDIYRNHIKNATNTALLHPLSKWHLYGNFENGKSVGGKIDQLRIFLILAFCILLIACVNFMNLSTARSEKRAKEVGVRKTIGSSRTALVGQFLIESTLLSFMGMLVAFILMEMSLPYFNTLLNIELVINYQNWTFWAVLVGLTIITGLIAGSYPAFYLSSFEPVKVLKGFSTAGNSSLSTRKVLVVFQFVFAACLIICTAVIYQQLNFIRNKPIGYNKAGLIQIPIQGSLTNHKKLTILKERLLKTGAVTEVSYFSRSINEGGNNTFDVSWPGKSPNEDVLFNNRDAGEDFARTIGAEMVAGRDYSSKFTADSTSIVINEAAVKVMGFKQPVGQIINIYDKSYTIIGVMKDFVMESPYNKAAPMFITNQIEGVKFVIARLNPAQNISTSADQIDNVFKSLNPNFPVDRVFVDNSFEQKFQNERLLGILSNWFGGFAIFISCLGLLGLALFMAEQRRKEISIRKVLGASTLNILTLLNKDFIKLVGIANLIAFPIAYILISKWLSGFEFKVGITIVPFTLAIGLSLIIAIITVSVQSVKVAKSAPIDALKHE, translated from the coding sequence ATGTTTAAACTCGACCTGAAAATAGCATTACGCAGTCTCTGGAAAAATAAAGGATATACACTAATCAATGTTGGAGGCCTGGCAATCGGATTAGCCAGCTGTATGATATTACTGCTTTATGTAGCTTATGAATGGAGCTATGACAGACAGTTTACCAACTTTGATAAAACCTATGTAATTTATAATAATGCTAAAACCGATACACAAACTTTTAGCTGGGCATGGACGCCAAATGGCATGGCCGATGAGGTAAAAAGTAAAATACCGGGCGTAGCTTACACTTCACGCTCATCATATCCGGAGGAAGCCTTACTGAGTAATGGAGAAAAGAATTTCAAAAAGAAATGCGTTTATACAGACCCGTCTTTTCTGAAGATATTCGATTATAAGGTTATTAAAGGAAATCAAAACCTGGCTTTAAACAATATCAATTCTGTTATTTTAACCAAAACACTGGCAAAAAACCTGTTCGGCGATGAAGACCCGATCAATAAGACAGTAAAATTAGAGAATACCGAGGTTTTAAAGGTTGAAGCAGTCATTGAAGATGTTCCGAAAAACAGCAGCATCCAGTTTGATTATCTGATGCCCTGGTCTTTATTCTTAAAACAACATCCCTGGGCAAAGGAAATAAATTTTGGTAACAACATGTGCCTGACCGTAGTTCAGCTCCAGAGTAATGTTTTCTTTGATAAAGCCAATAATCAGATCAGGGATATCTATAGAAATCATATCAAAAATGCAACCAATACGGCATTGCTTCATCCTCTATCAAAATGGCATTTGTATGGTAACTTTGAAAATGGTAAATCAGTTGGCGGTAAGATAGATCAGCTCAGAATATTTCTCATACTGGCATTCTGTATCCTCCTTATTGCCTGTGTTAACTTCATGAACCTTTCCACTGCCAGATCAGAAAAAAGAGCTAAAGAAGTTGGCGTCAGAAAAACAATCGGCTCTTCAAGAACTGCACTGGTCGGGCAGTTCTTGATAGAATCCACTTTGCTTTCTTTTATGGGAATGCTGGTTGCATTTATTTTAATGGAGATGAGCCTTCCCTATTTTAACACCCTACTCAACATTGAGCTTGTTATCAACTACCAAAACTGGACATTCTGGGCAGTTCTGGTTGGCCTGACGATAATTACTGGTCTTATCGCAGGCAGTTACCCGGCATTTTACCTCTCCTCTTTTGAACCCGTTAAGGTACTCAAGGGCTTTAGTACTGCGGGTAATTCTTCACTCTCGACAAGAAAGGTTTTAGTTGTCTTTCAGTTCGTATTTGCCGCCTGTTTAATCATTTGTACTGCAGTTATTTACCAGCAGCTCAATTTCATTAGAAACAAACCAATTGGTTATAATAAAGCTGGTTTAATACAAATACCCATACAGGGAAGCCTTACCAATCATAAGAAATTAACTATATTAAAAGAACGACTACTCAAAACCGGAGCAGTGACAGAAGTAAGTTATTTTAGCAGAAGTATAAATGAAGGCGGAAACAATACATTTGATGTTAGCTGGCCTGGTAAAAGTCCAAATGAGGATGTGCTGTTTAATAACCGTGATGCAGGTGAAGACTTTGCCAGAACCATAGGTGCCGAAATGGTGGCCGGCAGGGACTATTCTTCCAAATTCACTGCTGATTCCACCAGTATTGTAATTAATGAGGCCGCAGTCAAAGTCATGGGATTCAAACAACCTGTCGGGCAAATTATAAATATTTACGATAAGTCTTATACAATAATTGGTGTCATGAAAGACTTCGTCATGGAGTCACCTTATAATAAGGCTGCGCCTATGTTTATCACCAATCAAATCGAAGGAGTCAAATTTGTAATTGCCAGACTGAATCCTGCTCAGAATATCAGTACATCAGCAGACCAGATTGACAATGTTTTTAAATCCCTCAACCCTAATTTCCCGGTAGACAGAGTGTTTGTCGATAATAGTTTTGAACAGAAATTCCAAAATGAAAGATTATTAGGAATTCTATCCAACTGGTTTGGTGGTTTTGCTATTTTCATCTCCTGTCTGGGCTTATTGGGCCTGGCATTATTCATGGCGGAACAAAGAAGAAAGGAAATCAGTATCCGTAAAGTTTTAGGTGCAAGTACCCTGAATATTTTAACACTGCTCAATAAAGACTTCATTAAACTGGTAGGTATTGCTAACCTCATTGCATTTCCAATTGCCTATATCCTGATCAGTAAATGGCTGTCAGGTTTTGAATTCAAGGTAGGGATTACAATCGTACCTTTTACTCTGGCCATTGGTTTATCGCTGATCATCGCTATTATAACGGTAAGTGTACAATCTGTTAAAGTAGCCAAATCAGCTCCGATAGACGCACTGAAACACGAATAA
- the rpsO gene encoding 30S ribosomal protein S15, whose protein sequence is MYLSKEVKADIFKKHGEVETNTGSAEGQVALFTYRIAHLTEHLKKNRKDFSTQLSLQKLVGKRRGILAYLFKKDINRYRAIIKSLGLRDIIKPLGSTRDSK, encoded by the coding sequence ATGTATTTAAGTAAAGAAGTAAAAGCCGACATTTTCAAAAAACACGGCGAAGTAGAAACTAACACAGGATCTGCAGAAGGACAAGTAGCGTTATTCACTTACCGTATCGCGCACTTAACAGAACACTTGAAGAAAAATCGTAAAGATTTCTCTACTCAATTGTCTCTTCAAAAATTAGTAGGTAAACGCCGTGGTATTTTGGCTTACCTGTTTAAAAAAGATATCAACCGTTACCGTGCTATCATTAAATCTTTAGGTTTAAGAGATATTATCAAACCATTAGGTTCGACAAGAGATAGTAAATAA
- a CDS encoding D-2-hydroxyacid dehydrogenase: MIKILANDGIDPIGKRLLEEAGFIVDTETVAQDKLIEALQNYDAITVRSATKVRKDVIDACPGLKLIGRGGVGMDNIDVDYARAQGRAVVNTPAASSLSVAELVFAHLFTGIRFLQDANRKMPVEGAVSFNKLKKDYAKGIELRGKTLGIIGFGRIGRETATVALGLGMNVLAYDLYPFDGKLTLKFQGDLSLDIPVKTVSLEEVIKNSDFITLHTPFADRPILGAAEFDQMKPGVGIVNCSRGGTIDEPALINALDSGKVAFAGLDVFDNEPTPLEAILKHPKISLTPHIGAATNEAQERIGEELASLIIAHFKN; the protein is encoded by the coding sequence ATGATTAAGATACTTGCAAACGATGGGATTGATCCTATCGGAAAACGATTATTAGAAGAAGCCGGTTTTATTGTAGATACGGAAACTGTTGCTCAGGATAAACTGATTGAAGCACTGCAAAACTATGATGCCATTACTGTCAGAAGCGCAACTAAAGTTCGCAAAGATGTAATTGACGCCTGCCCGGGTTTGAAACTGATTGGCAGAGGTGGAGTAGGGATGGACAATATTGATGTAGACTATGCCAGAGCGCAGGGACGTGCAGTTGTGAATACACCTGCTGCATCTTCTTTGTCAGTTGCTGAACTGGTATTTGCTCACTTGTTTACCGGTATCCGTTTCTTACAGGATGCCAACCGTAAAATGCCTGTGGAAGGTGCTGTTAGTTTTAATAAGCTGAAAAAGGATTACGCTAAAGGTATTGAGCTGCGTGGTAAAACTCTGGGTATTATTGGCTTTGGCAGAATAGGAAGAGAAACAGCTACAGTGGCTTTGGGTCTTGGAATGAATGTACTGGCATATGATCTTTATCCTTTTGATGGTAAACTGACTTTGAAATTCCAGGGTGATTTAAGTCTGGATATTCCTGTTAAAACAGTGAGCCTGGAAGAAGTGATTAAAAACAGTGATTTCATTACTTTACATACGCCTTTTGCTGATCGTCCGATATTAGGCGCAGCAGAATTTGACCAGATGAAACCTGGTGTGGGTATCGTAAACTGTTCAAGAGGTGGTACCATTGATGAACCAGCATTAATTAATGCGCTTGACAGTGGTAAAGTTGCTTTTGCCGGACTGGATGTGTTCGATAATGAACCGACTCCGCTGGAAGCTATTTTAAAGCATCCGAAAATTTCTTTGACTCCACATATAGGTGCAGCAACCAATGAAGCACAGGAGCGTATTGGTGAAGAATTAGCCTCACTGATTATAGCACATTTTAAAAATTAA
- the serC gene encoding 3-phosphoserine/phosphohydroxythreonine transaminase, whose protein sequence is MRHNFGAGPCILPQEVFRQASQAVLDFKDGLSILEISHRTPEFEAVLAEAVKLVKELLNVPEGYSVLFLQGGASLQFAMVPMNLLSEGQTASYLETGVWANKAIKEVKNFGAANVVASSKDANFNYIPKDYSIPADSTYFHCTSNNTIYGTEMFSLPDTKVPVVCDMSSDIMSRVIDVSKYDLIYAGAQKNIGPAGSTLVIVKDEILGKTTNKIPSMLDYKVHIEGGSMYNTPPVFAIYVAMLNLRWLKSKGGVAEIEKENNAKAHALYAEIDRNPLFKGTAAVEDRSRMNICFVMENPELEKPFLKFAEENDIEGLKGHRSVGGFRASIYNALPITSVHRLVELMQVFAEKHQK, encoded by the coding sequence ATGAGACATAATTTTGGAGCCGGCCCCTGTATTTTACCTCAGGAAGTGTTTAGACAGGCGTCGCAAGCCGTTTTAGATTTTAAGGATGGACTTTCTATTTTAGAGATTTCCCATCGTACACCAGAGTTTGAAGCCGTATTAGCTGAAGCTGTTAAATTGGTTAAAGAGTTATTAAATGTACCGGAAGGTTACTCTGTTTTATTTTTACAGGGAGGTGCAAGTCTGCAGTTTGCCATGGTTCCGATGAACCTGCTGAGCGAAGGACAAACAGCAAGTTACCTGGAAACAGGTGTATGGGCAAATAAGGCTATCAAAGAAGTGAAAAACTTTGGTGCTGCCAATGTTGTAGCCTCTTCGAAAGACGCTAACTTTAATTATATTCCTAAAGATTATTCTATTCCTGCAGACAGTACTTATTTCCATTGCACTTCGAATAACACGATTTATGGAACTGAAATGTTCAGTCTGCCTGATACTAAAGTACCGGTTGTATGTGATATGTCATCTGATATTATGAGCAGAGTGATAGACGTTTCAAAATATGATCTGATCTATGCTGGTGCACAGAAAAATATCGGCCCTGCCGGTTCTACTTTAGTAATCGTTAAAGATGAGATTTTAGGTAAAACAACCAATAAAATCCCTTCTATGTTAGATTATAAAGTACATATTGAAGGCGGTTCAATGTATAATACTCCTCCTGTTTTTGCTATATATGTAGCTATGCTGAATCTGAGATGGTTAAAATCAAAGGGTGGTGTTGCAGAGATAGAAAAAGAAAATAATGCCAAAGCACATGCTTTATATGCTGAAATAGATAGAAATCCACTCTTTAAAGGTACTGCCGCAGTAGAGGACCGTTCAAGAATGAATATCTGTTTTGTAATGGAAAATCCTGAACTGGAGAAACCATTCCTGAAATTTGCAGAAGAAAACGACATTGAAGGCCTGAAAGGACATAGAAGTGTCGGCGGATTCAGAGCTTCTATTTATAATGCTTTACCAATTACAAGTGTTCACAGACTAGTGGAATTAATGCAGGTTTTTGCAGAGAAACACCAAAAATAA
- the pnp gene encoding polyribonucleotide nucleotidyltransferase: protein MNVIKKSFDLGDGRTIEIETGKLAKQADGSVVVRMGDTMLLATVVSSVGAKAGVDFLPLSVDYQEKYAAAGRIPGGFLRREARLSDYEVLISRLVDRALRPMFPEDYHSDTQVMITLISSDKNIMPDSLAGLAASAAIAVSDIPFNGPISEVRVAKIDGQLVINPYVSDLERATLEFLVAGTENDIVMVEGEADEISEEEMVEAIEFAHKAIIVQVKVQKELTELVGKTKKREYSHEDSNPELKEQVYAATYDQVYAVAKSQTAKHERTEKFAEISAAFVATLGEEVDAVTAFLAKKYFHDVQYDAIRNLVLDEGMRLDGRDVRTVRPIWSEVSYLPSAHGSAVFTRGETQSLTTVTLGSKDDEQMIDGAFINGYNKFLLHYNFPGFSTGEVRPNRGAGRREIGHGHLAMRSLRKVLPGLEENPYTIRIVSDILESNGSSSMATVCAGTLALMDAGIKIKAPVSGIAMGLITDEKTGKYAILTDILGDEDHLGDMDFKVTGTEKGIVACQMDLKINGLKWEVLTAALKQANEARLHILNEMAKTIAVPREDYKDHAPRIVSLSIDKEFIGAVIGPGGKIIQEMQRETGASISIEEVGNKGIVEIFADNKAAIDAAVKRINAIAAKPDIGATYDGKVKSIMPFGAFVEIMPGKDGLLHISEIAWERLETMDGVLKEGDKIQVKLLDIDKQGKMKLSRKALLPRPPKPEGVQENKPA from the coding sequence ATGAATGTAATAAAAAAATCGTTCGATCTTGGCGATGGAAGAACCATCGAAATTGAAACTGGAAAATTAGCTAAACAGGCTGATGGTTCAGTTGTGGTAAGAATGGGTGACACAATGCTTTTAGCTACTGTAGTTTCTTCAGTAGGTGCTAAAGCTGGTGTTGACTTTTTACCTTTATCTGTAGATTACCAGGAAAAATATGCGGCTGCTGGTCGTATTCCAGGTGGTTTCTTACGTCGTGAGGCTAGATTATCAGACTATGAGGTTTTAATCTCACGTTTGGTAGACCGTGCTTTACGTCCAATGTTCCCTGAAGATTATCACTCTGATACTCAGGTAATGATCACACTGATCTCTTCTGATAAAAATATAATGCCGGATTCACTGGCTGGTTTAGCTGCTTCAGCTGCCATCGCTGTTTCTGACATTCCTTTTAACGGACCAATCTCTGAAGTTCGTGTTGCTAAAATTGATGGTCAATTAGTGATCAATCCATATGTTAGTGACTTAGAACGTGCTACTTTAGAGTTTTTAGTGGCTGGTACTGAGAATGATATCGTAATGGTTGAAGGTGAAGCTGATGAAATTTCTGAAGAAGAAATGGTTGAAGCTATCGAATTTGCTCATAAAGCGATCATCGTTCAGGTTAAAGTTCAAAAAGAATTAACTGAATTAGTTGGTAAAACAAAAAAACGTGAATATTCTCATGAAGACAGCAACCCTGAATTAAAAGAGCAGGTTTATGCTGCTACTTATGATCAGGTTTACGCTGTAGCTAAAAGCCAGACTGCAAAACATGAGCGTACGGAGAAATTTGCTGAGATTTCAGCTGCTTTCGTAGCAACTCTTGGTGAAGAAGTTGATGCTGTAACTGCGTTTTTAGCTAAAAAATATTTCCACGATGTACAATATGACGCTATCCGTAACCTTGTTTTAGACGAAGGTATGCGTTTAGATGGTCGTGATGTACGTACTGTACGTCCTATCTGGAGCGAGGTTAGTTATTTACCTTCTGCTCACGGTTCTGCAGTATTCACACGTGGTGAAACTCAATCATTAACTACGGTTACTTTAGGTTCTAAAGATGATGAGCAAATGATTGATGGTGCTTTCATCAATGGATATAATAAATTCTTATTGCACTACAATTTCCCTGGATTCTCTACTGGTGAGGTTCGCCCGAACAGAGGTGCAGGCCGTCGTGAAATTGGTCATGGTCACCTGGCTATGCGTTCATTAAGAAAAGTATTACCGGGACTGGAAGAAAATCCTTATACAATCCGTATCGTTTCTGATATTCTTGAATCTAACGGTTCTTCTTCTATGGCTACTGTTTGTGCTGGTACATTAGCACTGATGGATGCAGGTATTAAAATCAAAGCTCCGGTATCGGGTATTGCAATGGGATTAATTACTGATGAGAAAACTGGTAAATATGCAATCCTTACTGACATCCTTGGTGATGAAGATCACTTAGGTGATATGGACTTCAAGGTAACTGGTACTGAAAAAGGTATCGTTGCTTGTCAGATGGACTTAAAAATCAATGGTTTGAAATGGGAGGTTTTAACTGCTGCCTTGAAACAAGCTAATGAAGCCCGTTTACACATCTTAAATGAGATGGCGAAAACTATCGCTGTTCCCCGTGAAGATTATAAAGATCACGCTCCGCGTATCGTATCTCTGAGCATTGACAAAGAATTTATCGGTGCTGTAATTGGCCCGGGTGGTAAAATCATTCAGGAAATGCAACGCGAAACCGGCGCATCTATCTCTATTGAAGAGGTTGGTAACAAAGGTATCGTTGAAATTTTTGCTGATAACAAAGCCGCGATTGATGCTGCTGTTAAACGTATCAATGCAATCGCCGCTAAACCGGATATAGGTGCTACTTATGATGGTAAAGTTAAATCTATCATGCCATTTGGTGCTTTCGTTGAGATTATGCCAGGTAAAGATGGTTTACTGCACATTTCTGAGATTGCATGGGAACGTCTGGAAACTATGGATGGTGTCCTTAAAGAAGGTGACAAAATCCAGGTTAAATTATTAGACATTGACAAACAGGGTAAAATGAAACTTTCAAGAAAAGCTTTATTGCCTCGTCCTCCAAAACCGGAAGGTGTCCAGGAAAATAAGCCTGCATAA
- a CDS encoding acyl-CoA thioesterase, whose translation MEKTEYSIFETALQVRPDDIDMFNHVHNSKYFDYVLAARYDQMEKFYKMPMEEFLKSGFGWVVRTAHVDYKRPLILGDQLKIRTGILTINEKGCRVQFEIETVRTGKIASDGWFDYVLIDTTTGRGCKVSEEMIKAYSV comes from the coding sequence ATGGAAAAGACGGAATACAGCATATTTGAGACAGCATTACAGGTAAGACCCGATGATATAGACATGTTTAATCACGTCCATAACAGTAAATATTTTGATTATGTACTGGCTGCGCGTTACGATCAGATGGAGAAATTCTATAAAATGCCTATGGAGGAATTCCTGAAAAGCGGTTTCGGGTGGGTTGTCCGCACTGCACACGTAGACTATAAAAGACCTTTGATTCTGGGAGATCAGCTTAAGATAAGAACTGGAATACTGACGATCAATGAAAAAGGATGCCGTGTTCAGTTTGAAATAGAAACCGTACGCACCGGCAAAATAGCATCAGATGGCTGGTTTGATTATGTACTAATAGATACCACTACCGGAAGAGGCTGTAAGGTTAGTGAAGAAATGATTAAAGCCTATAGTGTATAA
- the rpe gene encoding ribulose-phosphate 3-epimerase, with amino-acid sequence MKHLIAPSVLSADFANLQRDVEMINSSKADWFHVDIMDGVFVPNISFGFPVMEAIKKHAAKPLDVHLMIVNPDQYIEQFVAAGADMITVHYEACVHLNKTIQAIHKAGAKACVALNPHTPVELLTDILPMLDMVLIMSVNPGFGGQQFIPNTLLKIRRLKGMAALVNPGLLIEVDGGVSINNLSDLLAAGADVFVAGNAIFGAESPLEMIAAMKLESASSVSSI; translated from the coding sequence ATGAAACACCTGATTGCCCCCTCTGTACTCTCTGCTGATTTTGCCAATTTACAACGTGATGTCGAAATGATTAATTCCAGCAAGGCAGATTGGTTTCATGTAGATATTATGGATGGTGTATTTGTACCGAATATTTCCTTTGGTTTTCCTGTGATGGAAGCCATTAAAAAACATGCTGCAAAGCCTTTGGATGTGCATCTGATGATTGTAAATCCGGATCAGTATATAGAACAGTTTGTAGCTGCCGGTGCTGATATGATTACTGTTCATTATGAAGCTTGTGTACATTTAAATAAAACTATTCAGGCAATCCATAAAGCAGGAGCAAAGGCTTGTGTAGCACTGAATCCGCATACACCTGTTGAGTTACTGACTGATATACTGCCAATGCTGGATATGGTATTGATTATGTCTGTAAACCCGGGTTTTGGAGGCCAGCAGTTTATTCCAAATACACTGTTGAAAATCAGAAGACTTAAAGGGATGGCAGCTCTGGTTAATCCGGGATTGCTGATCGAAGTAGATGGTGGGGTAAGTATAAATAATCTGAGTGATCTGCTGGCTGCAGGTGCTGATGTTTTCGTAGCCGGGAACGCTATTTTTGGCGCTGAATCTCCTTTGGAAATGATTGCAGCAATGAAGCTGGAATCTGCTTCATCTGTCAGTAGTATATAA
- a CDS encoding GNAT family N-acetyltransferase, whose product MNDIIREFPLLETQRTSLTEITPIHQTDLFNLFTDSRVTEFFPVIKFKEIKDILPVIRLFAENFEKNTAIRWGIRLKEADELIGTIGYSGYKAGHRSSLVYALKPAYWGKGIMSEVISAVVKFGFQHLQVNRIEAETLPGNIGSEKILLKSGFRFEGLLREWMHWNGADYDVNMYSILKKEFPDQII is encoded by the coding sequence ATGAACGATATAATTCGGGAGTTCCCTTTACTGGAGACTCAGCGGACCAGCTTAACTGAAATAACCCCGATCCATCAGACAGATCTTTTCAACTTATTCACTGATAGTCGTGTAACTGAATTTTTCCCCGTCATCAAATTCAAAGAAATTAAGGATATACTTCCGGTCATCAGACTTTTCGCAGAAAACTTTGAGAAAAATACGGCAATCAGATGGGGTATCAGACTCAAAGAGGCAGATGAATTAATCGGCACTATAGGATACAGCGGCTACAAAGCCGGACATCGCTCCTCTTTAGTATACGCGCTGAAACCTGCATACTGGGGTAAAGGTATCATGTCAGAAGTCATTTCTGCAGTCGTAAAATTTGGTTTTCAGCATTTACAGGTAAACAGAATTGAGGCCGAAACACTACCTGGAAATATAGGCTCAGAAAAGATACTGCTTAAATCCGGATTCAGGTTTGAAGGTCTGCTCAGAGAGTGGATGCACTGGAACGGAGCCGATTATGATGTCAATATGTATTCCATACTTAAAAAAGAGTTTCCAGACCAGATCATATAA
- a CDS encoding DUF1015 domain-containing protein, which yields MPLVKPFSALIPAAHLQSSVVTRPLEYYSTGEAKLIASENNYSFLHLISPALDHAYLRDMNQDLVFRKIAENFDTFVNGKVLIPVNRSCYYIYQVHHNGFTQTGLWTLSDVRSYLDGSIKKHELTVERREKLLADYLQNTGLDANPVLITYHPVEAIETITQKYIKELPVIDFVFTDLTVHKVWLIDDQKDIDLITQEIEGIDAVYIADGHHRAAAMSKMDYFSTVFMNTDEIRVLQFNRLVRDLNGLSVKDFLARLTDSFTIEKSDKAVDPEQLHQIGMYLDAQWYVLYPKPHTYDANDPVELLDVSILQNQLLGPVLGIDDPRTNARITFEGGITALSEIRKMVDNSLYAVAFTLYAVSVEQIINVADANKVMPPKSTWIEPKFLVGILTNYCMHTEKSEPA from the coding sequence ATGCCTTTAGTAAAGCCATTTTCAGCGCTTATTCCTGCTGCACATTTGCAGTCTTCAGTGGTTACTAGACCGCTGGAATATTATAGTACAGGTGAGGCAAAATTAATTGCCTCAGAAAATAATTACAGTTTCCTTCATTTAATCAGTCCGGCACTTGATCATGCTTATTTGCGTGACATGAACCAGGATCTTGTCTTTCGCAAAATCGCTGAAAACTTTGATACTTTTGTAAACGGAAAAGTATTGATTCCTGTAAACCGCTCTTGTTATTATATTTATCAGGTGCATCATAATGGGTTTACACAGACTGGTTTATGGACTTTAAGTGATGTACGGAGTTATCTTGATGGCAGCATTAAAAAACATGAATTAACAGTAGAAAGAAGAGAAAAACTACTGGCTGATTATTTACAGAATACAGGCCTGGATGCTAACCCGGTACTGATCACTTATCATCCTGTGGAAGCAATTGAAACGATCACCCAAAAATATATTAAGGAATTACCGGTGATTGATTTTGTCTTTACTGACCTGACTGTACATAAAGTATGGCTGATTGATGATCAGAAAGATATAGACTTGATTACTCAGGAAATTGAAGGGATTGATGCTGTTTATATTGCTGATGGTCATCATCGTGCGGCAGCAATGTCAAAAATGGATTACTTTTCTACTGTATTTATGAATACTGATGAGATCAGGGTATTGCAGTTTAACCGCCTGGTTAGAGATCTGAATGGCCTGAGTGTAAAGGATTTTCTTGCCCGGCTGACTGATAGTTTTACTATTGAAAAATCAGATAAAGCGGTAGATCCTGAACAGTTGCATCAGATAGGAATGTACCTGGACGCACAATGGTATGTATTATATCCTAAACCTCATACTTATGATGCTAATGATCCTGTAGAGTTACTGGACGTAAGTATCCTTCAAAATCAGCTGTTAGGACCGGTGCTGGGAATTGATGATCCGCGTACCAATGCAAGAATTACTTTTGAAGGTGGTATTACAGCTTTATCGGAGATCCGGAAAATGGTAGATAACAGTCTTTATGCTGTTGCATTTACCTTATATGCGGTTTCAGTGGAGCAGATTATCAATGTAGCGGATGCGAATAAAGTTATGCCACCGAAATCTACATGGATAGAACCTAAGTTTCTGGTTGGGATACTGACTAATTATTGTATGCATACTGAAAAGTCAGAACCTGCTTAG